CCGCCGAGCACGCGCAGCGTGGCGCGGTACAGGTCTTCGAGCAGCTTGCCCTTCCACGCGTTCCACACTTTGGGGCTGGTGCCGCGAATGTCGGCGACGGTGAGCAGGTACAGGGCGGTGAGGTGGCGCTCGCTGCCGACCCGTTGGGCAAAGCTGGTGATGACGTCCGGATCGGAAAGGTCTTGTTTTTGCGCTACCTGGCTCATGGTCAGGTGCTCGCGCACCAGGAATTCGGCCAGCTGCGCATCCTCGCCGATGACGCCATGCTGGCGGCAAAAACGCCGCATCTCCAGTGCTCCGATAACGGAATGGTCGCCACCGCGCCCCTTGCCAATGTCGTGGAACAGCGCGGCCAGGTACAGCAGCCAGGGCTTGTCCCAACCGCTGGCGAGCTGCGAGCAAAACGGGTATTCGTGCGTGTGCTCGGGCATGAAGAAGCGCCGCATATTGCGCAGCACCATCAGGATGTGCTGGTCCACGGTGTACACGTGAAACAAGTCGTGCTGCATTTGCCCGACGATGCGCCGAAACGGCCACAGGTAGCGCCCGAGCACCGAGGTCTGGTTCATCAGCCGCATGGTGCGCGTGATGCCTTCGGGCTGCTGCAGGATGCGCAAGAAGCAGGCGCGGTTTTCCGGGTCACGTCGAAAGGCCCCATCCATTACGCCGCGTGCGTTGTAGAGCGCGCGCAGCGTGCGCTCGGACAGGGCCTTGAGCCCCGGGGAGCGCTCGTAGAGCAAAAAAGTGTGCAGGATGGCCTGTGGCTGGCGCTGGTACAGGTCGTCGCTGGTGACTTCGATCAGCCCGCCCTTGTCGTAGAACCAGTCGTTGATCGGGCGCAGCTCCTGCGTGCTTGGTGCCAAGCGTGCGGTAATGCCTTGGAGCAGGATTTGGCTCAGCTGCGTCACGGCCTTGGCGGCCCAGTAATAGCGGCGCATCAGCGCCTCGCTGGCGCGCAGATGTACACGTTTGCCGTCAGTCGCCAGGCTGTTGCGGTAGCCAAAAGATTCGGCCACAGCCGTTTGCAGGTCGAACACCAGCCGGTCTTCGCGCCGCCCGGCCAGGGCGTGCAGGCGCGCGCGGATCAGGAACAGGAGCGCTTCGTTGCGCTCGATCTGGCGCAGCTCAAACGGCGTGGCCAGGCCGTTGGCAGCGAGCTCGCGCCAGCTCGTGCCCAGGCCGGCGGCGCGGGCCACCCAGAGCACGGTGTGCAGGTCGCGCAGGCCACCGGGCGATTCTTTGCAGTTGGGTTCGAGCGCGTAGGGGGTGTTTTCAAACTTGGTGTGGCGCTGGTTCATCTCCAGCGTCTTGGCATCCAGAAATGCCTGCGGGTCGAGCTGCGCGGCAAACTGTTGCTGCAAAGCGCCAAACAGAGCGGCGCTGCCGTGCACCAGGCGGGCTTCGAGCAGGGCGGTCTGGATGGTGACGTCTTGCGCCGCCTCAGCCAGGCATTCGGGCACGCTGCGCACGCTCGAGCCAATCTCCAGCCCCGCATCCCAGCAGTGGCTGATGAAGGCGGCAAGGCGCTCTTGCAGGGCGCTGTCGGTGCCGGCCCCGTCGGGCAACAGCACCAGCACATCGACGTCGGAATGGGGAAAGAGCTGCCCCCGGCCATAGCCGCCTACAGCCACCAGGGCCAGGCTGTCTGGCAGTGCGGCACGCTGCCACAGGTTTTGCAGCAGCGCATCGGCCAGTTGGGCCAATTGCATGAGCAGCTGGCGGGCGCTGCGCAGGGAACGGCCCTGGGTTTGGGCGGTGATGAGGGCAGCCTTGTCGCTGCGGTAACGCGCGCGCAGGGCGGTCAGCTCGTTCATGGGTGGATCAGGTGCGGGTGGCCTGCACAAAAGAGGGCAGGGCGGGGCTGCCGGCCGAGAGCGTCATCACCTCGTAGCCGGTGTCGGTCACCAGCACCGTGTGCTCCCACTGCGCCGAGAGGCTGCGATCCTTGGTGATGATGGTCCAGCCGTCCTTGCCCAGCTCCTTGATGTCGCGCTTGCCCAGGTTGAGCATGGGCTCGATGGTGAACACCATGCCCGGCTGCAGCAGTTCGCCCGTGCCGGGGCGGCCGTAGTGCAGCACCTGCGGTTCTTCGTGAAATTTTTGCCCGATGCCGTGGCCGCAAAATTCGCGCACCACCGACAGGCCATGGCCTTCGGCAAACTGCTGGATGGCGTGGCCGATGTCGCCCAGGCGCGCGCCGGGCTTGACCTGCTGTATGCCCAGCCACATGGATTCGAAGGTGAGCTTGGACAGGCGCTTGGCCGCGACCGAGCAGTCGCCGATCAAAAACATGCGGCTGTTGTCGCCAAACCAGCCGTCCTGGGTGATGACGGTGACGTCCACGTTGACGATGTCGCCCTTCTTGAGCGGCTTGTCGTTCGGGATGCCGTGGCATACCACGTGGTTGACCGAGGTGCACAGGTGGCCGGGGTAGGGCGGGTAGCCCGGCGGCTGGTAGCCGATGGTGGCCGACACCGTGCCCTGCTGCGCCATGCATTCGGCGCCCAGGCGGTCGATTTCAAGGGTGGTGATGCCCGGTTGGATATGGGGCGTGATGTAGTCCAGTACTTCGGAGGCCAGGCGGCAGGCCTCGCGCATGGCGGCAATGTCGGCCGCAGACTTGATGGTGATCGTCATGGCGCCCGATTATCCGACAGCCTCCAAGGACGTGCAGGGGCCCCAGTAAAATGGCGGGCTTCGCCTCTCACAGCGCCCGCTGCTACCGTGACCATGCACAAGATTTCGTTTGCGGGGGGCAACGCCCTCAGCACTTTCCGCGCCCAGCAACTGCAATCGGCCCTGGCCGCCATCCACCCCAAAATCACCGGCGTGGCTGCGCGCTTTGTGCACCTGGTGGCGCTCGATGATGCCCCCACGCCCGCGCAGCAAGAGCGCCTGGCCGCGCTGCTGACCTACGGCGAGCCCTACGCCGGCCCCGAGGACGGCGGCTTGCTGCTGGTCGTCACGCCGCGCCTGGGCACGGTCTCGCCCTGGGCCAGCAAGGCCACCGACATTGCGCGCAACTGCGGCCTGGCGGTGCACCGCGTCGAGCGCATCACCGAATACCGCCTCACGCTCAAAACCGGCCTCTTGGGCGGCCAGCCCGAAGTCTTGCCGGCGCAACTGGCGCAGATCGCCGCGCTCCTGCACGACCGCATGACCGAATCCGTCATGCCCACGCGCGCCGAGGCCGAGCAGCTTTTTACCGAGCTGCAGGCCCAGCCCATGGAGTTTGTCGATGTGCTCGCCGGTGGCCGCGCTGCGCTGGAAAAAGCCAACCTGCAATGGGGCCTGGCCCTGGCCGACGATGAAATCGACTACCTGGTGAATGCCTTCACCCAACTGGGCCGCAACCCCACGGACGTGGAGCTGATGATGTTCGCCCAGGCCAACAGCGAGCATTGCCGCCACAAAATCTTCAACGCCGAGTTCACCATCGACGGCGTCGCGCAAGACAAATCCCTGTTCGGCATGATCCGCCACACCGAGGCCACCTCGCCCCAGCACACCATCGTCGCCTACGCCGACAACGCTTCCATCATGGAAGGCAGCCCGGTGGAGCGATTTGTGGCAAAAATGGGCGCTAGCGCAAGCGCAGCAAGCGCGGCCAGCTATCAAAAAGAGAGCGCAACCCACCATGTGCTGATGAAGGTGGAAACGCACAACCACCCCACCGCCATTTCGCCCTTCCCCGGCGCATCGACCGGCGCGGGCGGCGAGATCCGCGACGAGGGCGCGACCGGGCGCGGCTCCAAGCCCAAGGCGGGGCTCTCGGGCTTCACCGTCTCCAAGCTCTGGGGGGGGCTCTCCGACCAGGCGGGCGGCAAGCCCGCGCACATCGCCAGCCCGCTGCAGATCATGACCGAAGGGCCGCTGGGCGGCGCGGCGTTCAACAACGAGTTTGGCCGCCCGAATCTGGCCGGGTACTTCCGCGAGTACGAGCAGGAAGTGGCAGGCGTGCAGCGCGGCTACCACAAGCCCATCATGATCGCCGGCGGCCTGGGCGTGATCGACGCGGGCCTGACGCACAAAATCGAATTCCCCGCCGGCACGCTGCTCATTCAACTGGGCGGCCCGGGGATGCGCATTGGCATGGGCGGTGGCGCGGCCAGCTCCATGGCCACGGGGCAGAACGCCGCCGAGCTGGACTTTGATTCGGTGCAGCGCGGCAACCCCGAGATCGAGCGCCGCGCGCAAGAGGTCATCAACCACTGCTGGGCTCAAGGAGCCGCCAACCCCATCCTCGCCATCCACGACGTGGGCGCGGGCGGCCTGTCCAACGCCTTCCCTGAGCTGACCAACGACGCGGGCCGGGGCGCACGCTTTGACCTGCGCGCCGTGCCGCTGGAAGAATCGGGCCTGGCGCCCAAGGAAATCTGGAGCAACGAAAGCCAGGAGCGCTACGTGCTGGCGATTGCCCCCGCGTCGCTGGAGCAGTTCAAGGCCTTTTGCGAGCGCGAACGCTGCCCGTTCGCCGTCGTCGGCGTGGCCACCGAGGAGCGCCAGCTGGTGCTCGACGACACCGCCCTGCAGGGCGGCGCACAAAAATACCCCGTCGATATGCCCATGAACGTGCTGCTGGGCAAGCCGCCCAAGATGCAGCGCGACGTGGCCACCGTTGCCCGCCAGGGCGCGCCGCTGCAGCTCGACGGCCTGGCGCTGGAAAAGGCCGTGATCGAGGTGCTGGCGCATCCCACGGTCGCCAGCAAGCGTTTTCTCATCACCATTGGCGACCGCGCCGTGGGCGGCCTCACGCACCGCGACCAGATGGTCGGCCCCTGGCAGATTCCCGTGGCCGACGTGGCCGTGACCCTGGCCGACTTCAAGGGTTTTGCTGGCGAAGCCATGGCCATGGGCGAGCGCACGCCGCTGGCCGCCACCAACGCGGCGGCGTCGGGCCGCATGGCCGTGGCCGAGAGCATCACCAACCTGCTGGCCGCGCCCATTGCGCTGCCGCGCGTCAAGCTGTCGGCCAACTGGATGGCCGCCTGCGGCGAAGCGGGCGAGGACGCCGACCTCTACGCCACCGTCAAAGCCGTGGGCATGGAACTGTGCCCGCAGCTCGGTATTTCCATCCCCGTGGGCAAGGACAGCCTTTCGATGCGCACGCAGTGGGCGGCAGAAGGCGAGGCGAAAAAAGTCGTCTCCCCCGTCAGCCTCATCGTCACCGCCTTTGCCACCCTGCAGGATGTGCGCGGCACGCTCACGCCGCAGCTCGACGCTACGGTGGATGACAGCTCCCTCGTGCTCATCGACCTGGGCCGGGGCCAAAACCGCATGGGCGGCTCCATCTTGAGCCAGGTGCTGGGCCAAAGCGGCACCGAAGTGCCCGACCTGGACGACGCGCAAGACTTGAAAAACCTGGTCAACGCCGTCAACCAACTGCGCGCCCAGGGCCAAATCCTGGCCTACCACGACCGCAGCGACGGCGGCCTCTTGGCGGCAGTGGCTGAAATGGCCTTTGCCGGCCAGGTGGGCGTGGCGCTGAACGTGGATATGCTCGTGACCGAGGGCGACGGCATCAGCGACAGCCGCATGGACAGCGGCGAAGGCAAGAACTGGGGCCAGCAGGTGGCGGGCCGGCGCGACGTGCAAACCCTGCACGCCCTGTTCAACGAAGAACTGGGCGTGGTGCTGCAAATCCGCACCGAGCAGCGCAGCGCCGTCATGCAAACCCTGCGCGAGCACGGCCTGATCCAGTGCAGCCACATCATCGGCAAAACCCGCCCGGCCAGCTCGCCGGTGGACATGGGCAAGGGCGAGCTGCAAGTCTGGCGCGACGCGAAAAAAGCCTTTGGCGCCAAGCTCGAAGACCTGCACCAGGTCTGGGACGCCGTGAGCTGGAAAATCGCCCAGGGCCGCGACAACCCCGCCTGCGCCGACAGCGAACACGCCGCCGCCGGCGACCCGGCCAACCCCGGCCTGCACCTGCACCTGGCGTTCGACCCCGCCGACGACGTGGCCGCGCCCTACCTGAACCTGGCCAAGCCCCGCGTGGCCGTGCTGCGCGAGCAGGGCGTGAACTCGCACGTCGAAATGGCCTACGCCTTTACCGAAGCGGGCTTTGAAGCGCACGACGTGCACATGAGCGACCTGCAAGCGGGCCGCGCCGACCTGGCGCAGTTCGCCGGCGTGGTCGCCTGCGGGGGCTTTAGCTACGGCGACACCCTGGGCGCGGGCATTGGCTGGGCGCGCTCCATCACCTTCAACGAACGGCTGTCGGCGCAGTTCCAGCAGTTCTTTGCCCGCCATGACACCTTTGCCCTGGGCGTGTGCAACGGCTGCCAGATGTTTGCCGAGCTGGCCGACATCATCCCGGGCGCTGCCGCTTGGCCGCGCTTCACGCAAAACCAAAGCCACCGCTTTGAGGCGCGCCTGGCTATGGTGGAAGTGCTGGAGTCGCCCAGCATCTTTTTGCAGGGCATGGCAGGCAGCCGCCTGCCCATCGTCGTCTCGCACGGCGAGGGCTACGCCAACTTTGCCCACCGGGGCGACGCCGCCACCGTGCTGGCGGCGATGCGCTACGTGGACAACCACGGCCAGCCGACCGAGCGCTACCCCTTCAACCCCAACGGCAGCAGCGGCGGCCTGACGGCGGTGACCACCGCAGACGGGCGCTTCACGGCCATGATGCCGCACCCCGAGCGGGTGTTCCGCAACGTGCAGATGAGCTGGACGAGCGGCGATATCTCGCAGCTTTCGCCATGGATGCGCATCTGGCGCAATGCGCGCAAGTGGGTGGGGTGAGAAAGCCAGCCGTGGCGCTATTGAAATAAGAGCTGCTAGCGCTTGCTGGGCAAGGGCTAGAGCCTTATTTCATTCATTTTTTTAAGGAATTTTATGGCCGGAGCCAGCCTGCTGACCCTGCTCGACGACATTGCTGCCATCCTCGACGACGTGGCCGTGATGACCAAAGTGGCAGCCAAAAAAAGTGCCGCCGTGGCCGACGACGTGACCGCCATGACCAAGGTGGCGACGCAAAAAACCGCCGGGGTGCTGGGTGACGACCTGGCGCTCAACGCCCAGCAGGTCACGGGCGTGCGTGCCGACCGTGAGCTGCCCGTGGTCTGGGCCGTGGCCAAGGGGTCGATGGTGAACAAGGCCATCCTGGTACCTGCGGCCCTGCTCATCAGCGCCTTCTTGCCCATGTTGATCACACCGCTCTTGATGCTGGGCGGGGCGTTCTTGTGCTTTGAGGGCGTGGAAAAGCTGGCGCACAAATTGCTGCACAGCGCCGCCGAGGACGATGCCGATCACGCCGCCCATGCCCAGGCCAACGCCAACCCGGCCATGGATTTGGTGGCGCTGGAAAAAGACAAGATCAAGGGTGCGGTGCGCACCGATTTCATCCTTTCGGCAGAAATCATCGTCATTGCCCTGGGCACGGTGGCTGCGGCGGCGTTTGCACAGCAGGTGGCCGTGCTGGTGGGCATTGCCATCCTCATGACGGTGGGCGTGTACGGCCTGGTGGGCGCCATCGTCAAGCTCGACGATGCCGGCCTGTGGTTGGCCGGCAAAGACAGCCGCGCCGCCCAGGCCCTGGGCCGGGGGCTGCTGGCGTTTGCGCCCTGGCTGATGAAGTTCCTCTCCGTGGCCGGTACGGCGGCCATGTTCCTGGTGGGCGGCGGTATTCTGGTGCACGGCGTGGCGCCCCTGCACCACGCCATCGAGGCCGCAGGCGCCGCTGTGGGGCAGGGCGCCCTGGGCGGGCTGTGGCAGGCGCTGGCTACCAATGCACTCAACGCCGTGGCGGGCATTGCTGCTGGGGCACTGGTGCTGGCGGCGGTGGCGCTGGTGCAGAAGCTGCGCGGGCGTTGAAATGCATCGCGACCAGGGGCGACATTGCCCCTGGTTTTTTTTTGTCTTAAATTTCGACTATCATTGAAGCATGGAAATAAAAGCTGCTGTTACCGCCCTGGCGGCCCTGGCCCAGGAATCGCGCCTCACGGTGTTTCGCTTGCTTGTTCAGGCGGGATCTTCCGGCATGGCCGCCGGCAAGATCGCCGAGGCGGCGGGCATCCCGCCATCCTCTCTGTCCTTCCATCTCAAGGAGCTGGCCCATGCCGGTATGGTCGCGTCGCGCCAGGAGGGCCGCTTCGTCATCTACGAGGCGAACTTCTCCAAGGCGGCGGCCCTGGTGGCATTTCTGTCGGAAAACTGCTGCGGCGGCCAGGCCTGCGACCTGAGCTGCGCCCCCGGTGCCGGGCAGGCTGTAGAAAGAGTCTTTAACGTTCTGATCCTGTGCACCGGCAATTCGGCCCGCAGCATCCTGGCCGAGGCACTGATCAACACGATGGGTCAGGGGCGCTTTCGTGCCTGGAGCGCGGGCAGCCAGCCCACGGGCAAGGTCAACCCCTTTGCCATCGAAAAGCTGCAGTCCATCGAGTACCCCACTAACAGCCTGCGCAGCAAGAGTTGGGACGAGTTCGCCGTGCCTGGCGCGCCGCAGATGGATTTCGTCATCACCGTCTGCGACAACGCCGCTGGCGAGGTCTGCCCGCTGTGGCCGGGGCAGCCGGTCTCGGCACATTGGGGCTTTGAAGACCCGGCCGCCGCAGAAGGCAGCGACGAAGACAAGCGCCGCGCCTTCGACAAGGTGTTCCGGCTGATGCTGAACCGGGTGCGCCTGTTTGTGAACCTGCCCTTGGGGACGCTGGACGCCGCCGCCCTGCGGCGTGAACTGCACCACATTGGCCAGTCCAGCCAATGAAACTCTTGCCCATCCTGTGGCAGCCCTTGGTCAGCGCCCAGGGCTCGACGTTGTGAACCGTTCCATTTTTCCAAGGAGTGCCACCATGCCATCCATCCAAATCTTCGACCCGGCCCTGTGCTGCAGCACTGGCGTGTGCGGCACCGAGGTGGACCAGAGCCTCGTCACCTTTGCCGCCGACGTGCAGTGGGCGCAGCAGGACGGCGCCCAGGTGCAGCGCTACAACCTGGCGCAGCAGCCCATGGCCTTTGCCGACAACGCCATCGTCAAGGGCCTGCTCGAGCGCACCGGCCAGGCCGCCCTGCCGGTCACGCTGGTGGACGGCCAACTGGCGCTGGCGGGCCGCTACCCCGCGCGCGCCGACCTGGCGCGCTGGGCGGGCTTGGCGCTGGGTGAGGCCAAAACCGCCGCTGACGCTTGCTGCTCGGGCGGTAGCTGCTGCTGAAACAGGAGCATTCCATGCAATTTCTCACCCAGGCGCCACGCTTTCTGTTCTTTACCGGCAAGGGCGGCGTCGGCAAGACGTCCATCGCCTGCGCCGCTGCCGTGCAGCTGGCGGGCGAAGGTCAACGGGTGCTGCTCGTCAGCACTGACCCGGCCTCCAACGTCGGCCAGGTGTTCGGCGAGACCATTGGCAACCGCGTCACGGCCATCCCCGCCGTGTCCAAGCTGTGGGCGCTGGAGATCGACCCGCAGGCCGCTGCCCAGGCCTACCGCGACCGCATCGTCGGCCCGGTGCGCGGCGTGCTGCCCGATGAGGCCGTGCGCAGCATCGAGGAGCAGCTCTCGGGCGCCTGCACCACCGAGATCGCCGCCTTCGACGAGTTCACCGCCCTGCTGACCGATGCGGCGCTCACCGCCGGCTACGAACACATCCTGTTCGACACCGCGCCCACGGGCCACACCATCCGCCTGCTGCAACTGCCGGGCGCATGGAGCGGCTTTCTGGCGGCAGGCCAGGGCGACGCCTCCTGCCTGGGGCCGCTGGCCGGGCTGGAGAAGCAGCGCAGCCAGTACCAGCAGGCCGTGGCCGCCCTGGCCGACCCGCGGCGCACGCGCCTGGTGCTGGTGGCCCGCGCCCAGCGCACCACGCTGCGCGAGGCCGCGCGCACCCACGAGGAGCTGGCCGCCATCGGCCTGTCGCAGCAGCACCTGGTGATCAACGGCGTGTTCCCGGCTGATGCGGTGGGGCAGGACGCGCTGGCCGCCACCATCGTGCGGCGCGAGCAGGCCACGCTGGCCGACATTCCACCCGCGCTGCAGGCCCTGCCGCGCGACCAGATCGTGCTCAAGCCCTTCAACCTGGTGGGGCTCGATGCCCTGCGGCATTTACTGGCCGATGCCGCCAGCCCCGGCCAGATGGATGCCACCGCGCTGCCCGCCACGCTGGCCACGCCGGATCTGGCGGCGCTGGTGAACGACATTGCCGCCGACGGCCACGGCCTGGTCATGGTGATGGGCAAGGGCGGCGTGGGCAAGACCACGCTGGCCGCAGCCATTGCCGTGGAGCTGGCGCAGCGCGGCCTGCCCGTGCACCTGAGCACTTCCGACCCCGCCGCGCACCTGGCCGAGACGCTCGAAGGCACGCTGCCCCAGCTCACACTGAGCCGCATCGACCCGCACGAGGCCACGGCGCGCTACCGCCAGCAGGTGCTGGACACCAAGGGCGCCACGCTCGACGCCCAGGGCCGCGCCCTGCTGGAAGAGGATTTGCGCTCGCCCTGCACCGAGGAGATCGCCGTCTTCCAGGCCTTCTCGCGCACCATCCGCGAGGCCGGCAGGAAGTTCGTCGTCATGGACACGGCCCCCACCGGCCACACCCTGCTGCTGCTCGACGCCACCGGTGCCTACCACCGCGAAATCGCCCGGCAGATGGCGGGCACCGGCCTGCACTACACGACGCCCATGATGCAGCTGCAAGACCCCCGGCAGACCAAGGTGCTCATCGCCACGCTGGCCGAGACCACGCCCGTGCTGGAGGCCGCCCACCTGCAGGACGACCTGCGCCGCGCGGGCATCGAACCCTGGGCCTGGGTGGTCAACAACAGCGTGGCCGCCGCGCAGCCGCAGTCGCCGCTGCTGCGCCAGCGCGCGCAGAACGAGCTGCGCGAGATCGACGCCGTGGCCACGCAGCACGCGCGGCGCTACGCCGTGGTGCCGCTGCTGGCCGAGGAGCCCGTGGGCGTGGCGCGCCTGCGCCAGCTGGTGCAGGGCAAACCGTCATGAAGCCCGCAGACGACACGCCGATGGGCCTCTTCGAGCGCTACCTGACGGTCTGGGTGGCGCTGTGCATTCTGGCGGGCGTTGCCCTGGGCAACCTGGCCCCGGGGCTGTTCGGCGCCCTGGCCGGGCTCGAATATGCCTCGGTCAACCTGGTGGTGGCGGTGCTGATCTGGGCCATGGTCTACCCGATGATGATTGCCATCGACCTGGGCTCGCTCAAGGCCGTGGGCCAGCGCCCCCGGGGCCTGGTCATCACCCTGGCGGTCAACTGGCTCATCAAGCCCTTCACCATGGCGGGCCTGGCGGTGCTGTTCTTCCATTATTTTTTCGCCGGGATCATCGCGCCCGCCAATGCGCAGCAATACATCGCCGGGCTGATTCTGCTGGGCGCGGCGCCCTGCACGGCGATGGTGTTCGTCTGGTCGCAGATGACCCGGGGCGACCCCAGCTACACCCTGGTGCAGGTCACCATCAACGACCTGGTGATGGTGGTGGCCTTTGCGCCCATCGTCGCCTTCCTGCTGGGCGTGACCGACATCGCCGTGCCCTGGGAGACCCTGGTGCTGTCGGGCGTGCTGTACATCGTCTTGCCGCTGCTGGCCGGGGTGCTCACCCGCCGCCGCCTGATCGCCCGGGGCGGCGCCGGCGCCGTGGCGGCCTTTACCGCCGGCATCAAGCCCCTGTCCATGCTGGGCCTGCTGCTGACCGTGGTGCTGCTGTTTGGTTTTCAGGGGCCGGTGATCCTGAACCAGCCGCTGCTGATCGCCCTGATTGCGCTGCCCATCGTGCTCCAGTCCTACGGCATCTTTGCGCTGGCCTACGCCTGGGCCTGGGCGTGGAAGCTGCCGCACCGCATTGCCGCGCCCTGCGCCCTGATCGGCACCTCGAATTTCTTCGAGCTGGCCGTGGCCGTGGCCATAGGCCTGTTCGGCCTGAACTCCGGTGCGGCGCTGGCCACCGTGGTCGGCGTGCTGGTGGAGGTGCCGGTGATGCTGTCGCTGGTGGCGATTGCCAACCGTTCCCAGGGGCGGTTTCGGTGGGACGCCTGAGTGTGCGGTACCCGGCGCAGCGGTTTGGGTCGGGTACGGTGCTATCAAAATAATAGCTTCTAGCGCTTGCTGGACGGGCGCTAGAGGCTATTTTTGTTTCAAGGCAGCGCCGGGTAGTCGGTGTAGCCGTGCGGGCCGGTGCCGCCGTAGATCGGGGCGTCGGCAAAGGGCGCGTTGGCCGGCAGGTTCTCGCGCAGGCGGCGCGGCCAGTCGGGGGTGGTGAGCATGGCGCGGCCAAACGACACCATGTCGGCGCGGCCGCTGGCGATGGCGTCGATGGCCATTTCGCG
This DNA window, taken from Acidovorax sp. HDW3, encodes the following:
- the arsA gene encoding arsenical pump-driving ATPase; translated protein: MQFLTQAPRFLFFTGKGGVGKTSIACAAAVQLAGEGQRVLLVSTDPASNVGQVFGETIGNRVTAIPAVSKLWALEIDPQAAAQAYRDRIVGPVRGVLPDEAVRSIEEQLSGACTTEIAAFDEFTALLTDAALTAGYEHILFDTAPTGHTIRLLQLPGAWSGFLAAGQGDASCLGPLAGLEKQRSQYQQAVAALADPRRTRLVLVARAQRTTLREAARTHEELAAIGLSQQHLVINGVFPADAVGQDALAATIVRREQATLADIPPALQALPRDQIVLKPFNLVGLDALRHLLADAASPGQMDATALPATLATPDLAALVNDIAADGHGLVMVMGKGGVGKTTLAAAIAVELAQRGLPVHLSTSDPAAHLAETLEGTLPQLTLSRIDPHEATARYRQQVLDTKGATLDAQGRALLEEDLRSPCTEEIAVFQAFSRTIREAGRKFVVMDTAPTGHTLLLLDATGAYHREIARQMAGTGLHYTTPMMQLQDPRQTKVLIATLAETTPVLEAAHLQDDLRRAGIEPWAWVVNNSVAAAQPQSPLLRQRAQNELREIDAVATQHARRYAVVPLLAEEPVGVARLRQLVQGKPS
- the arsB gene encoding ACR3 family arsenite efflux transporter translates to MGLFERYLTVWVALCILAGVALGNLAPGLFGALAGLEYASVNLVVAVLIWAMVYPMMIAIDLGSLKAVGQRPRGLVITLAVNWLIKPFTMAGLAVLFFHYFFAGIIAPANAQQYIAGLILLGAAPCTAMVFVWSQMTRGDPSYTLVQVTINDLVMVVAFAPIVAFLLGVTDIAVPWETLVLSGVLYIVLPLLAGVLTRRRLIARGGAGAVAAFTAGIKPLSMLGLLLTVVLLFGFQGPVILNQPLLIALIALPIVLQSYGIFALAYAWAWAWKLPHRIAAPCALIGTSNFFELAVAVAIGLFGLNSGAALATVVGVLVEVPVMLSLVAIANRSQGRFRWDA